The Vulpes lagopus strain Blue_001 chromosome 6, ASM1834538v1, whole genome shotgun sequence genome has a segment encoding these proteins:
- the ATG14 gene encoding beclin 1-associated autophagy-related key regulator, whose translation MHLVENKIPRDWLRSQAIMASPSGKGARAPEASGCGPRPLARDLVDSVDDAEGLYVAVERCPLCNTTRRRLTCAKCVQNGDFVYFDGRDRERFIDKKERLSQLKSKQEEYQKEVLKAVEGRWITDQLRWKIMSCKMRIEQLKQTICKGNEEMKINSEGLLKTKEKNQKLYTRAQRHQEKKEKIQRHNRKLGDLVEKKTIDLRSHYERLANLRRSYILELTSVIFPIEEVKTSVRDPADVSSESDSAMTSSTVSKLAEARRTTYLSGRWVCDDHNGDTSISITGPWISLPNNGDYSAYYNWVEEKKTTQGPDMEHSNPAYTISAALCYATQLVNILSHILDINLPKKLCNSEFCGENLSRQKFTRAVKKLNANILYLCFSQHVNLDQLQPLHTLRNLMYLVSPNSEHLGRSGPFEVRADLEESMEFVDPGVAGESDESGDEHVSDEETDLGTDWENLPSPRFCDIPSQPVEGSQSQSSQVSPPIASSSAGGMISSAAASVTSWFKAYTGHR comes from the exons ATGCACCTGGTTGAAAACAAAATCCCACGTGACTGGCTCCGCTCTCAGGCCATCATGGCGTCTCCCAGTGGGAAGGGAGCCCGGGCGCCGGAGGCTTCTGGCTGCGGGCCTCGGCCGCTCGCCCGGGACTTGGTGGACTCCGTGGACGACGCGGAGGGGCTGTACGTGGCGGTCGAGCGGTGTCCGCTGTGCAACACCACCCGCCGGCGGCTGACCTGTGCCAAGTGCGTCCAGAACGGCGATTTCGTCTACTTCGACGGCCGCGACCGAGAGAG GTTTATAGATAAGAAAGAAAGGTTAAGCCAACTTAAGAGCAAGCAAGAGGAATATCAAAAAGA AGTGTTAAAAGCTGTGGAAGGAAGATGGATAACAGATCAGTTG cGATGGAAAATAATGTCCTGCAAGATGAGGATTGAACAGCTGAAACAAACAATAtgtaaaggaaatgaagaaatgaaaataa ATTCTGAAGGCCTTCTCAAaaccaaggaaaaaaatcagaagcttTATACTCGAGCACAGCGGcatcaagagaaaaaggagaagattCAGAGGCACAATCGCAAACTTGGTGACctggtagaaaaaaaaaccattgacTTAAGAAGTCATTATGAGCGTCTGGCCAATCTTCGGCGATCTTATATATTGGAGCTAACCTCTGTCATTTTTCCAATCGAGGAAGTAAAGACTAGTGTGAG AGATCCCGCAGATGTGTCCTCAGAGAGTGACAGTGCCATGACCTCCAGCACCGTGAGCAAGCTTGCCGAGGCCCGGAGGACGACTTACCTCTCTGGGAGATGGGTCTGTGATGATCACAATGGGGATACCAGCATTAGCATTACAGGGCCTTGGATTAGCCTTCCCAACAATGGGGACTACTCTGCCTACTACAATTGGgtagaagagaagaaaaccacaCAGGGGCCTG ACATGGAGCATAGTAACCCTGCTTACACGATCAGTGCTGCATTGTGCTACGCAACTCAGCTGGTCAACATTTTGTCTCATATACTTGATATAAATCTTCCCAAAAAGCTGTGCAACAG tgaatTTTGTGGGGAAAATCTCAGCAGACAGAAATTTACTCGAGCAGTGAAGAAACTGAATGCAAATATCCTTTACCTGTGCTTTTCTCAG caTGTAAACTTAGATCAGTTACAACCACTGCATACTCTCAGGAACCTAATGTACCTGGTCAGTCCAAACTCTGAACACCTGGGCAG GTCGGGGCCCTTTGAAGTGAGAGCAGACCTGGAGGAGTCCATGGAGTTCGTGGACCCCGGCGTCGCGGGTGAATCCGATGAGAGCGGCGATGAGCACGTCAGTGATGAGGAGACCGACCTGGGCACAGACTGGGAGAACTTGCCGAGCCCCCGATTTTGTGATATCCCTTCCCAGCCCGTGGAAGGCTCCCAGAGCCAGAGCAGCCAGGTGTCCCCGCCGATCGCAAGCAGCAGTGCGGGTGGGATGATCTCCTCTGCCGCAGCCTCCGTGACCTCCTGGTTTAAGGCTTACACCGGACACCGCTAA